The following proteins are co-located in the Acropora palmata chromosome 11, jaAcrPala1.3, whole genome shotgun sequence genome:
- the LOC141896631 gene encoding uncharacterized protein LOC141896631 — protein MVEKATRHTEEMSAVEEAFNIPNGSHFPFVPAAQSGRSSVRPSTHEFLFAGHVDNFPSSSVAAVRPPNSGINLVSDSTGGRARSNQRQHNMFAGSVIHQLHPSHYNSLQEPHRDGTNGSPHGFYSVAHAHDPPGSHYQQTGGPLPGPYRFSKGMDYYPRDDKFDAAHHSQFANPFAAPRYDFMQHPGLAMPSYLRQPLSHVVVCEWIEPGSKGKPCGRQFFRMHDVVAHLSEDHVGGPESSTHVCFWKDCPRNGLPFKAKYKLINHIRVHTGEKPFSCPFSGCGKLFARSENLKIHKRTHTGEKPFMCEYPGCDRRFANSSDRKKHSHVHTSDKPYICKMEGCNKSYTHPSSLRKHMKLHSKPSESLGAASPQEESVSSARTASPAFHSASTYPPMSEWFNRLPSTQNHEHFHVDTASNIAAGQTPLASY, from the coding sequence ATGGTGGAAAAAGCAACTAGACACACCGAAGAAATGAGTGCAGTTGAAGAGGCATTCAACATTCCCAATGGCTCGCACTTTCCTTTTGTGCCCGCTGCCCAAAGTGGAAGGTCCTCGGTTCGTCCGTCGACCCACGAGTTTCTATTTGCAGGACATGTCGACAATTTTCCAAGCTCCAGTGTAGCAGCTGTTCGCCCACCTAACAGCGGTATAAATCTGGTCTCTGATTCAACTGGCGGTAGAGCAAGGAGCAACCAGCGACAACACAACATGTTCGCTGGCTCTGTAATCCATCAGCTTCATCCGAGTCACTACAACAGCCTGCAAGAGCCACATCGCGACGGCACAAATGGTTCACCGCACGGTTTTTATTCCGTGGCTCATGCTCACGACCCGCCCGGCTCACACTATCAACAAACTGGCGGGCCTTTGCCAGGGCCATACAGATTCTCTAAAGGCATGGACTACTACCCCAGAGACGACAAATTCGACGCGGCTCACCATTCTCAGTTTGCAAATCCCTTCGCCGCTCCGCGCTACGATTTTATGCAACATCCAGGATTGGCCATGCCGAGTTACCTGCGACAACCTCTGAGTCATGTGGTGGTTTGTGAATGGATCGAACCGGGCAGCAAAGGAAAGCCTTGTGGGAGACAATTTTTCCGAATGCACGATGTTGTAGCTCATCTCTCTGAGGACCATGTTGGAGGGCCGGAAAGTAGCACACACGTGTGCTTTTGGAAGGATTGCCCGCGAAATGGACTTCCCTTTAAAGCCAAGTACAAACTCATCAACCATATTCGAgtacacaccggggaaaagcCTTTCTCATGCCCTTTCTCTGGATGCGGAAAGCTCTTCGCTCGGTCTGAAAACCTAAAGATTCACAAGCGAACGCACACTGGCGAAAAACCGTTTATGTGCGAATATCCAGGATGCGATCGACGCTTCGCAAACTCCAGCGACAGAAAGAAGCATTCGCATGTTCACACGTCCGACAAACCATACATCTGCAAAATGGAAGGATGCAACAAGAGCTATACTCACCCAAGTTCACTTCGGAAACACATGAAGCTTCACTCAAAGCCATCTGAGTCACTGGGTGCAGCAAGTCCACAAGAAGAAAGCGTATCTTCCGCTCGGACCGCTTCGCCAGCGTTCCACAGCGCGTCAACATATCCACCAATGTCAGAGTGGTTCAATCGATTACCAAGTACTCAAAATCACGAACACTTCCATGTGGACACAGCGAGCAATATAGCTGCCGGTCAAACGCCTTTGGCGTCTTACTGA